The following proteins are encoded in a genomic region of Sulfurimonas sp. HSL3-7:
- a CDS encoding outer membrane beta-barrel protein translates to MRMIAVLLSLCFSLLAEPAGYIGLSIEDSTEFFVLKGKENLDASTPQYKIKAGYGDISNFAVEASLSYMDYATNVFSKNDGAALMLDITLYKGWDAGYDLYPYLDIGIGMGNMPVDRELEEALTFSSFNFGGGVRYMITEDVDFDLGLNYKLRTWQSITLVSENVKVTSHLINPYIGLNYHF, encoded by the coding sequence ATGAGAATGATCGCTGTTTTATTATCACTGTGTTTCTCACTTCTTGCTGAGCCGGCAGGTTACATCGGTCTCTCTATCGAAGATTCAACAGAGTTCTTTGTGCTTAAAGGAAAAGAGAACCTGGATGCGTCAACACCTCAGTACAAGATCAAAGCCGGTTATGGCGACATTTCCAACTTTGCTGTCGAAGCGTCGTTGAGCTATATGGATTATGCCACTAATGTCTTCTCTAAAAATGACGGTGCCGCTTTAATGCTCGATATCACTCTGTACAAAGGGTGGGATGCCGGATATGATCTCTATCCATATCTCGATATCGGCATCGGCATGGGGAACATGCCGGTGGATAGAGAGCTTGAGGAAGCGCTTACTTTCAGCAGTTTTAATTTTGGCGGCGGCGTCCGTTATATGATTACCGAAGATGTTGATTTTGATCTGGGACTTAACTACAAACTGCGCACTTGGCAATCCATCACACTGGTCTCAGAAAATGTCAAAGTCACATCACACCTTATCAATCCCTACATCGGGCTGAACTACCATTTTTAA
- a CDS encoding UDP-N-acetylmuramoyl-L-alanyl-D-glutamate--2,6-diaminopimelate ligase has translation MKIELPSQPFRYVTENSKECDAETAFIKTKQNENYVEDAQKNGAHSIITASDIAPLFGVNRIKIIGITGTNGKTTTASAIYSMLLDLGYKAAMQGTRGFFLNDTVAEGKSLTTPSVLNTYRHIYQAVMAGCEYFVMEVSSHAIVQKRIEGIEFALKVLTNITQDHLDYHKSLEDYIYVKNSFFADESKKLINKDEPRAEFNYKNAFSYGAEHPATYKVMAYSLNEGVSAVIKHFEEVESFNSPMHGFFNLYNLTAAVAAVHLVTDKKLSEICEVVEHFGGVSGRMEKVSEEPLVIVDFAHTPDGMEQVLNALREKEILVVFGAGGDRDISKRPLMGKVASKFAKKIYVTSDNPRTEDPDKIIEDILKGIDDQSDVYVDVNRRNAIAKAIEDQNGDEIVLILGKGDEAYQIIYDKKLPFDDREVARELLAAR, from the coding sequence TTGAAAATTGAGCTTCCTTCTCAACCTTTTCGTTACGTCACTGAAAACTCGAAAGAGTGTGACGCTGAGACCGCGTTTATAAAAACGAAACAAAATGAGAACTATGTAGAGGATGCCCAGAAAAACGGTGCACACTCCATCATCACCGCTTCTGACATTGCGCCTCTTTTCGGGGTAAACCGTATTAAGATCATTGGCATTACCGGTACCAACGGCAAGACCACTACCGCAAGTGCCATCTATTCGATGCTGCTCGATCTTGGATACAAGGCAGCGATGCAGGGCACCCGGGGGTTCTTTTTAAATGACACGGTTGCCGAGGGTAAAAGTCTGACGACACCGAGCGTCTTAAATACCTACCGTCATATCTATCAGGCTGTTATGGCCGGATGTGAATACTTTGTGATGGAAGTCAGCTCGCATGCTATTGTCCAGAAACGGATTGAAGGAATAGAGTTCGCACTGAAGGTCCTGACGAATATTACACAGGACCATCTGGATTACCATAAAAGTCTTGAGGATTATATCTACGTTAAGAACAGTTTTTTTGCCGACGAGAGCAAAAAACTGATCAACAAAGATGAGCCTCGTGCAGAATTCAATTATAAAAATGCCTTCAGTTACGGCGCAGAACATCCTGCTACCTACAAAGTAATGGCCTACTCTCTGAACGAAGGTGTCAGTGCTGTGATCAAACATTTTGAGGAGGTGGAGAGTTTTAACAGCCCGATGCACGGTTTTTTCAACCTCTACAACCTGACAGCGGCTGTCGCAGCGGTTCACCTGGTGACAGACAAGAAGCTCAGCGAGATCTGTGAAGTGGTCGAACATTTCGGCGGTGTCAGCGGGCGCATGGAGAAGGTAAGCGAAGAGCCTCTGGTCATTGTCGATTTTGCCCACACCCCGGACGGCATGGAACAGGTCCTCAACGCGCTGAGAGAGAAAGAGATCCTGGTCGTCTTCGGCGCGGGCGGCGATCGCGATATATCAAAACGCCCGTTGATGGGCAAGGTGGCGTCAAAGTTTGCCAAAAAGATCTATGTGACAAGCGACAACCCACGTACGGAAGACCCTGACAAGATCATCGAAGATATTTTAAAAGGCATTGATGATCAGAGCGACGTCTATGTGGATGTCAACCGCCGCAATGCCATTGCCAAAGCGATCGAGGACCAAAACGGTGATGAGATCGTACTGATCCTTGGCAAAGGCGATGAAGCCTATCAGATTATCTATGACAAGAAACTGCCGTTTGATGATCGGGAAGTGGCCCGTGAGCTTTTAGCTGCGCGTTAA
- a CDS encoding Ig-like domain-containing protein, protein MNTRLQYALLTLSLAGIMTGCGTTSDSDPLVPEIASIEIDGTDTDSSIHAIVLPDDENQLSATVFYDDNSSSSNVTYQLDWDSNDTTVMEVQNGLLTPTANRGTAAISASFRNKLFTTIDKKVTIIPLNDINITSEDINITYATDKNSANVYTGSSYTLKANGTFDDNQTTVDPISSNIQWSSSNTTIATIDSTGLLTVQSTAGIVDINVSVYDEINSTLELNVTVQ, encoded by the coding sequence ATGAATACAAGACTACAATACGCGCTATTGACATTGAGCCTCGCTGGCATCATGACAGGCTGCGGGACCACCTCCGACAGCGATCCGCTTGTACCCGAGATCGCTTCAATAGAGATTGACGGCACAGATACCGACAGCAGCATACATGCTATCGTTTTGCCAGATGATGAAAACCAGCTAAGCGCAACGGTTTTTTATGATGACAACAGCAGCAGTTCAAACGTGACCTATCAGCTTGACTGGGATTCCAATGATACAACGGTCATGGAGGTACAGAACGGCCTGCTGACACCGACAGCCAATCGTGGTACTGCCGCAATTTCGGCTTCATTCAGAAATAAGCTCTTTACGACAATAGATAAAAAAGTGACCATCATTCCATTGAACGACATCAACATCACATCAGAAGATATTAATATCACCTATGCGACCGATAAAAACAGTGCAAATGTCTATACCGGAAGCAGCTATACGCTAAAAGCCAACGGCACTTTTGATGACAATCAGACAACTGTCGACCCGATCAGCAGCAATATTCAATGGAGCAGCTCAAACACAACGATTGCTACAATCGATTCAACAGGTCTACTTACAGTGCAAAGTACAGCAGGGATAGTCGATATCAATGTTTCTGTTTACGATGAAATAAACAGTACGTTGGAGCTCAACGTTACCGTCCAATAA
- a CDS encoding polyprenyl synthetase family protein: protein MQSFEAFIAAHKPTAASFHPHYEEALYTMLEAGGKRFRPALLLAVVSAYNELLIDGAYHAAYAIELLHTYSLIHDDLPAMDDADLRRGHLTLHKRYDEVTAILVGDALNTYAFEVLSNAPFSDATRVKLIRSLSHNGGVGGMVLGQAIDCYFENQPLDIEQVKVLHINKTAKLIACALEMGAIVAGQKALERPIYDFGIKLGLLFQIQDDILDVTQSDEEAGKTTNNDEDKNSFVTLLGLEKAMDEANVLAAEVEDKLMSFDENLQRRLSPILSTYINRHR from the coding sequence ATGCAGTCATTTGAAGCGTTCATAGCGGCACATAAACCCACCGCAGCAAGCTTTCATCCTCACTATGAAGAAGCCCTGTACACGATGCTTGAAGCGGGCGGTAAGCGTTTTCGCCCTGCGCTGCTTTTAGCTGTCGTCTCCGCTTATAATGAGCTCCTTATTGATGGTGCTTATCATGCGGCATATGCTATTGAACTACTGCATACCTACTCTTTGATCCACGATGACCTTCCTGCTATGGATGATGCTGACCTGCGGCGCGGCCACCTCACGCTGCACAAGCGTTATGATGAAGTGACGGCTATTTTGGTCGGTGACGCTCTTAACACCTACGCTTTCGAGGTGCTGTCAAACGCGCCTTTCTCTGATGCAACACGCGTCAAACTGATCCGTTCGCTCTCACACAATGGCGGTGTTGGCGGTATGGTGCTTGGTCAGGCCATCGACTGTTATTTTGAGAACCAGCCGCTCGACATTGAACAGGTGAAAGTCCTCCATATCAACAAAACAGCAAAGCTGATCGCCTGTGCCCTGGAGATGGGTGCGATTGTTGCCGGACAAAAGGCACTTGAAAGACCGATCTATGATTTCGGGATCAAGTTAGGTCTTCTTTTCCAGATTCAAGACGATATCCTGGATGTGACGCAGAGCGATGAAGAAGCAGGCAAGACGACCAATAACGATGAAGATAAAAACAGTTTTGTCACTTTGCTCGGTCTGGAAAAAGCGATGGATGAGGCTAACGTATTGGCTGCTGAGGTAGAAGATAAGTTGATGAGTTTTGATGAGAATCTACAGCGTAGGTTGTCACCAATACTTTCTACGTATATCAACAGGCACCGCTAG
- the panD gene encoding aspartate 1-decarboxylase, translating into MTIEMLYSKIHRATVTDANLNYVGSITIDEELLEASKMRVGQKVEILNINNGERFSTYIILGERGKRDICLNGAAARKVHKGDKIIVVAYATYDEKDLETYKPRVVLLNDDNNIDHILDEI; encoded by the coding sequence ATGACCATTGAAATGTTATACAGTAAAATTCATCGCGCAACGGTAACCGATGCGAACCTCAATTATGTCGGGTCAATCACCATTGACGAAGAGCTTTTAGAAGCTTCGAAGATGCGGGTAGGCCAGAAAGTCGAGATCCTCAATATCAATAACGGTGAACGTTTCTCTACCTACATCATCTTAGGCGAACGCGGCAAACGTGATATCTGCCTTAACGGTGCAGCGGCTCGTAAGGTGCACAAAGGTGATAAAATCATTGTTGTCGCCTACGCCACATATGATGAAAAGGACCTTGAGACCTACAAACCACGTGTCGTCTTGTTAAATGACGATAACAACATCGATCATATCCTTGACGAGATTTAA
- a CDS encoding (2Fe-2S) ferredoxin domain-containing protein, producing MGIPQPAFYIFKCEQSAPPGMPKPSCVRPETQDLFQHLAQSLMKKGIIGTVQPIRSACLNRCNVGPVMLVEPGHTMYAGLTKDAIDRIIDEHIIGGNVVEEFVISDELWDAPIAPADMMKQMGR from the coding sequence ATGGGCATACCACAGCCAGCTTTTTATATTTTCAAATGTGAACAATCTGCACCTCCTGGGATGCCAAAACCTTCATGCGTAAGACCGGAAACACAAGACCTTTTCCAGCATTTAGCGCAGTCTTTAATGAAAAAAGGTATTATTGGAACAGTTCAGCCGATTCGTTCGGCATGTCTTAACCGTTGTAATGTCGGTCCGGTTATGCTTGTTGAACCGGGTCACACAATGTACGCAGGCTTGACCAAAGATGCAATCGACCGTATCATTGATGAGCATATTATTGGCGGCAATGTTGTTGAAGAATTTGTCATTTCTGATGAGCTTTGGGATGCACCAATAGCGCCGGCAGACATGATGAAGCAGATGGGTAGATAA
- the tkt gene encoding transketolase, producing the protein MSNTMRQKMADSIRFLAADMVQAANSGHPGAPMGLADIAVVLSEHLSHNPTNPAWLNRDRLVFSGGHASALIYSLYYLWGYGLEIEDLKNFRQLDSKTPGHPEYGHTEGIEITTGPLGQGVANAVGFSMASKYVGAQVNSDTAEAIDHHVYVLCGDGDLEEGVSYEACSVAGHLKLDNLICIYDSNRITIEGSTDLSISEDIRKRFESQNWEVLEINGHDFDEIDSAIKQAKGIDKPVLIIANTTIAKGACELEGSHHSHGSPLGDAIIREAKECAGFDPEKTFFVPEDVLARFRCAIEEGDLAERAWKHSLKTLPLMEQNEALEALLNPDFSRIQWPTFEKADATRGTNGVILNAIAKAIPGFIGGSADLGPSNKTELKNMGDFPKGKNIHFGIREHAMASITNAMALYGPVMPFSATFFVFSDYLKPAARIAALSGIQQFFVWTHDSIGVGEDGPTHQPIEHLSQFRALPNFYVWRPADGIENVAAWQQALEMKNSPSAFVCSRQTLPILGEAKVGDARKGGYLLEEEAEATYTLMASGSEVALALEVKAKLADKGVKANVVSVPCFDLFIEQEQDYIDAIIKPGTKTVAIEAARGMEWYRLADDVICMDSFGASAPAGELFDKFGFNAEAIAAKL; encoded by the coding sequence ATGTCAAACACTATGCGCCAAAAGATGGCCGACAGTATTCGTTTTTTAGCAGCCGATATGGTTCAGGCTGCCAACTCAGGCCACCCGGGTGCACCAATGGGTCTTGCCGATATCGCGGTGGTCCTGAGCGAGCACCTTTCACACAATCCCACAAATCCGGCATGGCTGAACCGTGACCGTCTCGTCTTTTCGGGCGGGCATGCATCTGCGCTGATCTACTCACTCTACTATCTCTGGGGATACGGTCTGGAGATCGAAGATCTCAAAAACTTCCGTCAGCTTGATTCCAAAACGCCGGGTCACCCGGAGTATGGTCATACCGAAGGGATAGAGATCACGACCGGACCACTGGGTCAGGGTGTTGCCAACGCGGTCGGTTTTTCAATGGCAAGTAAGTATGTGGGTGCACAGGTCAACTCCGATACGGCCGAAGCGATCGATCATCATGTCTACGTGCTTTGCGGCGACGGCGACCTGGAAGAGGGTGTTTCGTATGAGGCATGTTCGGTAGCAGGCCACCTCAAACTTGACAATCTGATCTGTATCTACGACTCTAACCGTATTACGATCGAAGGCTCAACGGACTTGAGTATTTCAGAAGATATCCGCAAGCGTTTTGAGTCGCAAAACTGGGAAGTGCTTGAGATAAACGGGCACGATTTTGACGAGATCGACAGCGCGATCAAGCAGGCAAAAGGGATTGATAAACCGGTGCTTATCATTGCGAACACAACGATCGCTAAAGGGGCATGTGAGCTTGAGGGGTCACACCACTCACACGGTTCACCGCTTGGCGATGCGATTATCAGAGAAGCAAAAGAGTGTGCAGGATTCGATCCTGAGAAAACATTTTTTGTTCCTGAAGATGTTCTTGCACGCTTCAGATGCGCTATCGAAGAGGGCGATCTTGCAGAACGTGCATGGAAACATTCACTTAAAACCCTGCCGTTGATGGAGCAGAACGAAGCGCTTGAGGCGCTTCTAAACCCGGATTTTTCGCGTATTCAGTGGCCGACGTTTGAGAAGGCCGATGCGACCCGCGGGACGAACGGTGTTATTCTTAATGCTATTGCCAAAGCGATCCCGGGCTTTATCGGCGGTTCGGCAGATCTGGGCCCGTCAAATAAGACAGAGCTGAAAAACATGGGTGATTTTCCTAAGGGCAAGAACATCCACTTCGGCATCCGTGAACATGCAATGGCGTCGATCACCAACGCGATGGCGCTATATGGACCGGTCATGCCGTTTTCGGCGACCTTCTTTGTCTTCTCGGATTACCTGAAACCGGCGGCGCGTATTGCGGCGCTCAGCGGTATACAGCAATTTTTTGTCTGGACACATGACAGTATCGGCGTCGGTGAAGACGGTCCGACCCACCAGCCGATCGAACACCTTTCACAGTTCCGCGCACTGCCGAACTTCTATGTCTGGCGTCCGGCTGACGGCATTGAAAACGTGGCGGCATGGCAGCAGGCGCTGGAGATGAAAAACTCTCCTTCCGCCTTTGTCTGTTCACGTCAGACGCTACCGATCCTCGGCGAAGCCAAAGTGGGTGACGCACGTAAAGGCGGCTACCTTCTTGAAGAAGAGGCGGAGGCGACCTATACGCTAATGGCATCGGGTTCCGAAGTCGCGTTGGCCCTGGAGGTCAAAGCGAAGCTTGCTGACAAAGGGGTCAAAGCCAATGTCGTATCGGTCCCGTGTTTCGATCTTTTTATTGAACAGGAACAAGACTACATCGATGCGATTATCAAGCCGGGAACCAAAACAGTCGCTATCGAAGCGGCGCGCGGCATGGAATGGTACCGACTTGCTGATGACGTGATCTGTATGGACAGCTTCGGTGCTTCGGCACCTGCCGGAGAGCTGTTTGACAAGTTCGGTTTCAATGCCGAAGCGATCGCGGCCAAGCTTTAA
- a CDS encoding NifU family protein codes for MIPFTDEELISPVKNTIEKVRPSLALDGGDIQFLAVKNGTVYVQLQGACVGCGSAGNTLKYGVERQLRMDIHPELTVINVPHGMENQIDSM; via the coding sequence ATGATTCCATTTACAGATGAAGAGTTAATCTCGCCAGTTAAAAATACAATTGAAAAAGTACGTCCTTCACTGGCCCTTGATGGTGGCGATATTCAATTCCTGGCAGTGAAAAATGGTACAGTCTATGTACAACTGCAAGGTGCATGTGTCGGATGCGGCAGTGCCGGAAATACATTGAAATACGGTGTTGAAAGACAGCTGCGTATGGATATCCATCCGGAGCTTACGGTAATAAATGTACCGCACGGTATGGAAAATCAGATCGATTCAATGTAA